In Microbacterium sp. ABRD28, the genomic stretch GGCCCTGCGTCTGGCGCCGGTGATGTTCGAGCTCGGCGCCCGGCCGCATCCGCCCCGCGCGCTCTACCGCTCGTACCTCGCGCAGAGCGACGTGTTCGTGGGGATCTACGGTGACAGCTACGGGTGGGTGGCGCCGGAGGAGGAGGTCTCGGGTCTGGAGGACGAGTACAACCTCGCTCCCCGCGAGATGCCGAAACTCATCTACATCCGCGCCTCCGAGCACCGCGACCCGCGCCTGGTCGCCCTCATCGACCGCATCCGCGAAGACGACACCGCGGCCTACCTCTCCTTCACGTCGATCGACGAGCTCCGCGACCACGTCCGCGACGACCTGGCCACGCTCCTCGCCGAGCGCTTCGATGCCTCTCGTCCCCTCGCCGATCGAGAGATCTCCGATGTCGTCCCCGCCGCGGCGCCGAAGGTGCCCGTCCCCTACACCTCGACGATCGGACGGGAGGAGGATGTCGCGGCGGTCCGCGACCTCCTCACCGGGTCCGCCCACGTGGTCAGCCTCATCGGCCCCGGCGGAGTCGGGAAGAGCCGGCTGGCGATCGAGGTCGCCCGCGCGAGCGAGGACCTCTTCCCCGACGGGGTGTACTTCGTCCTCCTGGAGGGCGTGCTCGAACCGGGACTCGTCGTGCCCACGATCGCCTACTCCCTCGGCGTGCGCGACAACGGCGAGGCCCCGCTGGAAGAACGCATCGCCCGGGCACTGTCCGGCCGTCGCGTGCTCGTCGCCCTCGACAACTTCGAGCAGGTGATCGAGGCCGCTCCGCTGCTGGTGCGCCTCTCGCACGCCTCGCCTATGGCGACCTTCCTCGTCACCAGTCGCATCGTGCTCCACATCCGCGGAGAGCAGGTCTACGACGTCTCGGGGCTGCCCGTGCCCGACTCGTGGACGCGCGCCACGAGGGAGCGGGTGCGCGACACCCCCGCGTGCCGCCTGTTCGCCGACCGCGCGAGCGCGGTGAGTCCCGACTTCACCCTCTCCGACACCAATGCGCAGGATGTCGCCGACATCTGCCGTCGCCTGGAAGGCCTGCCGCTGGGCATCGAGCTGGCGGCGGCGAAGGTGCGGGTCCTCGGCACCCGCGGGATCGCCGAGCGCCTGGAGCAGAGCCTGCCGCTCCTGACCGCGGCGGTGCGCGACCTCCCCGACCGGCACCGCACGATGCGGGCCACCATCGAGTGGAGCGTGAGCCTCCTGCCGGCCTCGCAGCGCGCCATGCTCGAGGATCTCGGCGTCTTCGCCACCCGGTTCACGTTCGACGCGGTGGAGGCGATCGGACGGAGCCGACCCTGGGGCGCAGGGGCGATGGAGGATCTCGCGGCGCTCGTCGACTCCTCGCTGGTCAAACCCGTCGACGTCGACGGGCGTCCGGTGTTCTCGCTGCTGGCCCTGGTGCGCGAGTACGCGGTGGGGCGACTGAAGGAGCGGGGCGACGCCGCCGCGGTGCGGACCGCGCATGCCGATCACTACCGCGAGCTCGTCGCGCGCATCGCCCCCCGGCTGGGCGGACCGGGGCAGGCGGACGCGGTCGCGGAGCTGGGCCTGGATCTGCCGAACCTCCGCGCGGCGGTGCGTCACCTCATCCACACCGACCGGCTCGACGACGCCGGAGACTTCGCATGGTCGCTCCTCATCTACTGGTGGGTGGCCGGCTTCTTCGCCGAGGTGCGGGTGTGGATGCTGGAGCTTCTCGGCAAGGACCAGCCGATCACCCAGCACACACGCGCGGTGGCGTGGTTCTTCGCCCTGTGGGGCGAGATGTGGCAGCGTCCGAGCGAAGAGGCGGTGGCCGGTCTCGGGGAGTGCATCCGGCTGTTCGAGGAGAGTGGCGACGATGATGCCGCGGCGATGGCGCTCGCCGCGCGGGCGACGGCGCGGCTCCAGCTCGAGCTGCCCGACCTCGACACCGCCGACCGTGAGCTCACGACCGCGGTCGAGCGGCTCCACGACCTCGGCAACACCTGGGCCGAAGCCATCACCGAGGTCGCCCGCGGACGACTTGCGTGGCTCCGCGGGCTCACCGACGACGCGCTCGGACACTTCGACCGCGCCACCGCGGCGGCCGCCGCCGGCGGCGACCTCTTCACGACGTCGGTCGCCGGCAATCACCTCGCGCGACTGCAGCTCGTCCGCGGCGAGATCGACACCGCCGAAGCGCAGTGCGTGCGGACACTCCTGGTGTCGCTGCGCCTGCACTTCGAAGAGGGGATCGCCTACGGACTCGAGGGGCTGTGCGCCGTCGCCGCGGCCCGTGGGGACGGTGAGCGGGCGGGCGCGCTGTCGGCGGTGGCCGCCGTCATCCGCCACCGCATCGGCGTGTTCGATGCCGAGGCCTTCACCGTCCACACCCCTCAGCTGGACGCCATGCGCGCCGCCGACCCCGATGCGGTCGCCGCCGGGGAACGTCGCGGCGCAGAACTCACTCTTGCCGAGGCGCTGGCGCTGGCCCTTCCGGCCGACGCACGGGCCGAGGCATCGTCGCTGGTCGCCCGCTGGTGAGCCGAGGAGCGACCGCCGCTCACTCGGCCGGTCGCGCGTGGCGGAAGCGGATGCGGCTGCCCGGCCGGGCCTGGGCGAGAGCGTCGCGGGCGGCATCCGCCACGACCGCGATCACAGGGTAGCCGCCGGTGACCGGGGCATCGGGTCCGAGGATCGTCGGTCGACCGGAGGGCGGCACCTGCAGGGCGCCGGGCACCATCCCCTCGCTCGGGAGTTCGCCGCTGCGCACGCGGGCGAGAGACGGACCGTCGAGGCGGATGCCGACGCGGTCGGCGGCGCCCGAGACGGTCCACGTCGCCTCGAAAAGGGTCGCGCGGGCATCGTCGGTGAACCAGTCCGCGCGCGGCCCCGGCGCGAGGTCGATCTCGAGGTCGTCGCCGTCGGGCGCGCCCCACGGCGCGTCGGGGGCGGGCGGGACGGGGGCGTTCGGGTCGGCGCCGACGCTCAGCACGCAGCCCGCGGCGAGGGGGGCGGGCCCGAGACCCGAGAGGATGTCGGTGGCCCGCGACCCGCGGACCACCGGCCCGTCGACGCCGCCGCGGAGGGCGAGGAGTGCCCGCGCGCCCCGCTCGATCCACCCGACCTCGAGCTCGACGCCGGCGGGCCAGCGGTGCGCCACGTACGGGTCGATGTCGCGCCCCGCGAGCCGGAGCGGACCGCCGCCGCCGGTGACGGCGAACACCAGGTCGGCGCGGGCGACGGCGCGGAACCCGCCGAGGGTGATCTCGATCGCCGCCGCATCCTGGGGGTTGCCGACGAGACGGTTCGCGGCGCCGAGCGCGCGGCGGTCCATCGCCCCCGAGCGGGAGATGCCGAGGGCCGCCGAGCCGGGACGGCCGAGGTCCTGGACCGTGGCGAGCAGTCCCGGCTCCTCGACGCGGAACCCCCGCCCCGTCCCCGCCCCCGCTCCCGCTCCCGCCCCCGCTCCCGCCGCGAGGGTGCGCTCCTCCCCCGCGAGGGTGCGGTCCTCACCGGCGAGGGTGCGCACGTTCCCGGCGAGGGTGCGCTCGCCCCCCGCGAGGGTGCGGAACCGCACCCGCATGCCCGGGACGAGGAGCGCCGGATTCTCGCGCGCAGGGTCGAAGAGCGGCGCGTCCGTCGTGCCGAGGAGTCGCCACCCTCCGGGGGTCTCGCGCGGGTAGGCCCCCGAGAACACCCCCGCGACCCCCACCGCCCCGGCCGGGACGCGGGTCCGCGGGGTGTCGAGCCGCGCCACGTCGAAGGGCCACTCATCGCTGACGAGGTACCCGAATCCGGGCGCGAAGCCGGTGAACGCGACGGTCCAGGTCGCGGCCGCGTGGCGCTCCGCGAGCTCCGATGCCGACACTCCGAGGAGCGCCGCGGTCGCGTCGAGGTCGGGGCCGTCGTAGCGGATGTCGACCACGACCTCCGGAGCCGCCGGCGCGTCCGCCGTCGGGGCGGCGGCCGTGGCATCCGTCACCCACGCCCGCGCGCGCGACAGGCTCAGCACCGCGGGGTCGACGGTGATGAGCACGGTGCGCGCCGCGGGGACGATGTCGACGACCCCCGGCGGCACCGCGGCGACGAGGCGGGCGTGAAGCGACAGCACCTCGTCGAGTCCCGCGACCTCGACGAGCATCGCGCGGTCACCCATCGGCAGCATGTTCACCACGGCGCCCGCACGGCGACGCCGGCGTCATCCAGCGCGCGTCGCACCGCCTCTCCCATCGCCACCGCGGCCGGTGAATCGCCGTGCAGGCAGAGCGACGCCGCCGCGACGGTCAGCACCGACCCGTCGGCGGCGACGACCTCGCCCGATCGCGCCAGCCGGACCGCCCGCTCCGCAGCCGCCGCCGCGTCATCCAGCACCGCACCCGCTCGCCCCCGGGGCACGAGACCCCCGCCGGGCAGATATCCGCGGTCGAGGAACGCCTCGACGACGAAGGGCAGGCCGGCCGACTCGGCCGCCCAGGCGATCTCCCCCGGCATCCCGAGGATCGGCACGGCGCGTCCCTGCGACGCGGCGAGCTCGGCGACCGCCTCGGCCACCGCCCGCGCCGCCCCCGCGTCGGCGGAGACCGCGTGATAGAGGGCCCCGTGAGGCTTGACGTACCGGATGTCGGCCCCCGCCGTCGCCAGCGACCGGAGCTGCACCGCGACCTCGGCCCGCAGATCCGCCGGAGCGAGCGCCATCGGCACCCGGCCGAAGTTCACCGGGTCGGGATAGGACGGATGCGCCCCGACGGCCACGCCGTGAACAGCCGCGCGTGCCACCGCCTCGCGCATCGACCTCTCATCGCCCGCGTGTCCGCCGCAGGCGATGCTGGCGCTGGAGATGACGGCGAACATCGCGTCGTCGTCGGCCGTCGGCATCCCGTCGACCGTCTCACCCAGGTCGGCATTGAGGTCGATCACGCCCATGTCTTCACGCTACGCCGCGCGGCAACGTTACGGATGCGTAAAGGCTCCCGGCGCCGGATGCGCCGAGACCCGCGCCGGGGCAGGATGGGGGGATGCCTCGATCTTTCGAGCGGCCCGCGGCAGGGACGCCGCTGCTGCAGGTCCGCGACATGGCCGTGGAGTTCCGCACCGTCGACGGGACGGTCCACGCCGTCGAAGGCGTCGACCTCGATCTCGCCGCCGGTGAGACCCTCGCCATCGTCGGCGAGTCGGGGTCGGGGAAGTCGACTACGGCGATGGCGGTGATCGGTCTCCTCCCGGGCAACGGGCGGGTGACGCAGGGCAGCATCCTCTTCGAGGGCGAGAACCTCGTCGGAGCCCCCGAATCGGTGATGCGCCAGGTGCGCGGCCGTTCGATCGGCCTCGTGCCGCAGGACCCGATGTCGAACCTCAACCCGGTCGCGAAGATCGGCACGCAGGTGGCCGAGACCCTTCTCGCGCACGGCCTGGCGACGCGCAAGGACGTCGACCGCAGGGTCGTCGAGACCCTCGAGGCGGCGGGTCTTCCCGACGCCGCCGCCCGCGCCAAGCAGTACCCGCACGAGTTCTCGGGCGGTATGCGCCAGCGCGCGCTCATCGCGATCGGTCTGGCGTGCAACCCCAAGCTCCTCATCGCCGACGAGCCCACGAGCGCGCTCGACGTGACGGTGCAGAAGACGATCCTCGATCAGCTCGACCGGATGACCAGCGACACGGGCACCTCGGTGATGCTCATCACGCACGACCTCGGCCTCGCCGCCGAGCGCGCCTCGCGCGTGGTCGTCATGCACCGCGGGCGCATCGTCGAGCAGGGGCCCGCGCGACAGATCCTCGAAGACCCGCAGCAGCCGTACACCCAGGCGCTGGTGAAGGCCGCCCCGTCGGTGGCGGCGGTGCGACTGCGTCCCGAGGCCTTCCGCCGGCCCGAGAAGACGGATGCCGCCGCGTCGGCCGCGCCCGCGGCATCCGTGTCCGTCGTCGAGAGCGCGCCGGCTGCGCCGGCCGGCGCGCGTGCCGAGGCGGCCCCGGATCACATCGTCGAGGTCGAGGGGCTGACCAAGGTCTTCCCGGTGCGGGGGCAGAAGGACGACTTCGTCGCCGTGAAGGACGTCTCGTTCGCGATCCCGCGCGGGCAGACCGTCGCGATCGTCGGTGAGTCGGGGTCGGGGAAGACCACGACAGCCCGGATGATGCTGAAGGTCGTCGAACCGACGAGCGGCACCATCTCGTTCGACGGGGTCGACGTGTCGACCCTCAAGGGGCGGGCGCTGAAGGACTTCCGCCAGAAGGTGCAGCCGATCTTCCAGGACCCCTACTCGTCGCTGAACCCGATGTTCACCATCGAGCGACTGATCGAGGAGCCGCTGGAGTTCTACCGGCGCGGGTCGTCGACCGAGCGCACCAAGCGGGTGCGGCAGCTGCTGGATGACGTGGCGCTGCCGGCCTCGATGATGCGCCGGTACCCGTCGGAGCTGTCGGGAGGCCAGCGTCAGCGCGTCGCGATCGCCCGGGCTCTCGCCCTGTCTCCCGAGCTGATCGTCTGCGACGAGCCCGTCTCGGCGCTCGACGTGCTCGTGCAGGATCAGGTGCTGCGGCTTCTGCGAGACCTGCAGCGCGAGTACGGGCTGAGCTATCTTTTCATCTCCCACGACCTCGCGGTGGTGCGGCTGATCAGCGACTACGTCTGCGTGATGAAGGACGGGCACCTCGTCGAGGCCGCGTCGGGCGAGGAGATCTTCACCAACCCGCGCGACCCCTACACGCGGCGTCTGCTCGCCTCGATCCCGGGCAACGAGCTCGACATCGCGGTCTGACCCCGCGCCGCGGCATCCGCTCCTCCACTGCCCTGCCCCTCCCGCGGCGATGGCTGCTCCCCCGTCACGATCCGCCCCTCACCCGCGCGCGGAGGGGCCGAACGTGACGGGGGAGACGCGGGGGTGTTCGCTCCCCCGTCACGATCCGCCCCTCACCCGCGCGCGGAGGGGCCGAACGTGACGGGGGAGTGGATGCGGGGGTGAGGCGTGAGGGCGCGGCGGGAGGGCGCGGCGCTAGCGGGCGCGGGTGCGGGGATCCATCGCTTCGCGCAGCGCCTCGCCGAGCAGGGTGAACCCCAGCGCGGTGATCGTGATGCAGGCACCGGGAAGGAACGCCAGCCACGGCGCGATCGCGAGCTCGAGCTGCGCGTAGGTGAGCATGCGCCCCCACTCCGCGGTCTGCGGAAGCCCCCCGCCGAGACCGAGGAACGACAGCGCGGCCGCCTCGATCACCGCGGTCGCCAGCGACAGCGTGCCCTGCACGATGACCGGACCGATGGCGTTGGGCAGCACGTGGCTCATCGTGATCTTGCCGCGGCCGAGGCCGAGCGTCTGGGCCGACAGCACGTAGTCGGCCGACCGCTGCTGGAGCATCGACGCCCGCAGAAGCCGCGCGAACACCGGCACCTGCGCGGCACCGATCGCGATCATCACCGACAGCTGGGTCTGCCCGAGGATCGCCGCGATCGACACCGCCAGCAGCAGCGACGGCACCGAGAGCAGGATGTCGACGAAGCGCATCACGACGACGTCGACCCAGCCGCCGAACGCGCCGGCGATGAGGCCGAGCAGCATGCCGCCGAGAAGACCGAAAGCGGTCGAGACCACGCCGATCGTGAGCGACGCCTGCGCGCCCCAGATGAGCTTGGACAGCACATCGCCGCCGAAGCGGTCGAGTCCGAGCGGGAACTGCGGGAGCTCCCCCGGACCCGGGATGTAGGTCGGTGTGATGTACCGCTGGCCCGGCAGTTCGGTCGGGCCGTAGGGCGCGAGCACGGGCGCGAGGGCGGCGACGAGGATGAACAGGGCGATGATGACCGCCCCCACCCATGCCGAGGGGTTCCGACGCAGCCGCCGGAACACGTCGCGCCAGAAGCCGCCGCGCACCTGCGCGCCCAGCAGCTCCCGATCATCGATCGCGGTGTCGTCGACCGGCCCGCCGCTGGGGGCGGGGGGAAGCATCGCCGAGGTCATTGGACCCTCACTCTCGGGTCGATGAAGCTGTACGAGACATCCACGATCAGGTTGATCAGGGCGTACGCGATCGCGATGAAGATGATGAAGCCCTGCAGCACCGGGAAGTCACGGGTGAAGATGGCGCGGGCGAGGAACGATCCGATGCCGGGGAAGGCGAACACCGTCTCGGTGAGCACCGCCCCCGAGATGAGCAGTCCCGTCTGCAGACCCACCGTCGTGACGACCGGGAGCAGCGCGTTGCGCAGGATGAACCGCCCGCGGATCGTGCCCCGCGGCACGCCCTTGGCCATGCCGGTGCGGACGTAGTCGGCGTTCTGCACCTCGAGCACCGAGGCGCGGGTGATCCGCACGATGATCGCCAGGGGGATCGTCGCGAGCGCCACCGCGGGCAGGATCAGGTGCAGGATCGCGTCCCACGCGGCATCCCATTCGCCGGTGATGATCCCGTCGAGGATGTAGAAGTTCGTGTAGTGGGTCGCATCGATGCGCGGATCCTGTCGACCCTCCGACGGCAGCCAGCCCAGCTGCACCGCGAACACCCACTTCAGCAGGAACGCGAGGAAGAACACCGGGATCGTGATGCCGAGGAGGCTCGCGGCCACGGTGAGATGGTCGGTGGCCTTGCCGTGCCGGCGGGCGGCCCAGTATCCGAGGGGGATGCCGACGCCGACGGCGATGAGGAGCGCGGCGCTGGAGAGCTCGAGGGTCGCCGGGAAACGGCGCCAGAACTCTTCGGTGACGGCCCGCCCGGTCTGGATCGACGTGCCGAAGTCGCCCTGCAGCAGGCGCCCGAGCCAGACGATGTACTGCTCGAACAGCGGCCGATCGAACCCGTAGAGCCGGTTGATCTCGGCGACCGCCTCGGGGGTCGCCCGCTCACCGAGGAGCGCGACGGCGGGCCCGCCCGGCAGGGCGCGGACCCAGAGGAACAGCAGGATGGACAACCCGAACAGCGTCGGGATGAGCAAGAGGATCCTCTTGCCGATGGTGCGTATCACGGAAGGCAGCCTTCGAGGACGAGCGCCCCGGCTCCGGCAAGGGGGCCGGGGGCGCGGTCGTGCGGAGGAGAAGACGAGCGGATGTCGCGGCGCGGCGTGCGAGGCCGCGCCGCGACATCCGGATCGTCGTTACTCGGAGAGCTCGACCAGGTTGTAGACCTCGTCCTGCACGGGGCTCGCCGGGTACGAGGTGACGCGCTCGTCGAAGACGAGGGTCGGCACCGGGTGGGCGAGCGGAATCCCCGGGAGGAACTCCATGATCTGCGCGTTCGCGTCGGCGTAGGCCGACTCCTGCTCGTCGGCCGTGGCCAGGCCCCGACCGGTGGTCAACGCGCTGAAGATCTCGGCGTTGTCGAAGCCCCACTCGTTCGACGGTGCGCCGAAGAACGTCCCCACGAAGTTGTCGGGGTCGTTGTAGTCACCGGTCCAGCCGAGCAGGTGGATGCCGTGCTCGCTGCCGCCCTGGATGAGGTCGAGGTACTCGCCCCACTCGTTCGAGACGGGGTTGAGCACGATGCCGACGGCCTCGAGCTGAGACTGCAGGTTGGTGAAGATCTGCTCGGGGTTGGGCATGTACGGCCGCGAGATGTTGACCGGGTAGTTGAACGTGATGGTGAGGGGGTTCGACTCGTCGAAGCCCGCCTCGGCCAGCAGCGCCTGGGCCTGCTCGGGGTCGTACTCGTAGGTGGCGACGTCGGGGTTCCAGCCGATCACGCTGTCGGGCATGAACTGCGTGGCGACCTCGGTGCCCTCGGGGAGCACCTGCGAGATCAGCTGCTCCTTGTCGATCGCGTGGGCGATCGCCTGGCGGACGCGCTCGTCGGCGAGCTCGGGAACGGCCTGGTTCATGCCGAGGTAGAGCACGTTGAACGGGTCGCGGTTGATGAGGGTGAAGCCCGCCTCCTCCAGCGCGCCGAGGTCGGCGGGGGCGACGAGGTCGTAGCCGTCGATGCTTCCGGATTCCAGCGCCTGGCGCCGCGCGGTGGTGTCGCCGATCACCTGGAAGATGATCTCCTCGACGACGCCCTGCTCGCCCCAGTAGTCCTCGTAAGCGGTGAGGGTGGTGGTGCTGCCCGGGTCCCACGACTCGAACTGGAACGGACCGGTGCCGGTCGGGTGCCCCGTGGCGTACTCGCTGAGGGTCGGGGCCTCGGAGGTGCCGCCGACGTCGTCGGCGCCGTACTCCTCCAGCGCGGTGGGGCTCTGCATCGCGAAGGCGGGGAGCGACAGCGCAGGGATGAACCCGGCGAAGGGCTCGGTCAGCGTGACGGTGACCTCGGTGTCGCCGTTCGGCTCGCACCCGCCGTAGATCGAGGTGCCCGTGTCGGCGTAGCCGCGCATGAGCTTGCCCCAGTAGTACGACAGGCTCTCGCTCTGGGCGATGCCGGTGAAGTTGTTCTGGCGGTCGAAGTTGAAGCACACCGCTTCGGCGTTGAAGGGGGTGCCGTCGTGGAAGGTGACGCCCTCCTCGAGGGTGAAGGTGTAGCTCAATCCGTCCTCGGACTGCTCCCAGCTGCTGGCCAGGAGCGGCGCGGGGTCGGCCGTCCCAGGCTCGACGCCCACGAGGCCTTCGAAGATCTGCCTGGAGACGCGGAACGATTCGCCGTCGCTGGCGAACGCCGGATCCAGGCTCGACACGTCACCGGAGGCGCCGAAGATGAACGTCGAGTCGACGTCGCTCGGCTCCTCGCTTCCGCCGCCCTCCTCGCGCTGGCTCGCGCAGGCCGTCAGGATCAGCGATCCGACGGCGATGGCGGCAGCGCCGGCGAGCAGGCGCTTTCTCGTTGAGTGAAGCATCGTGTACTGCACCTTCCTTTTCGAGGGTCCCTTTCGGGTCGCGAGCACAGCGACGTGTGTGACAGCACCGGCCCACGGAGTGTGATCCCTCGACCGTACCCGCGCGCCGTCGCACGGATGGTCACGGTGAGGTTGCGATTCTGTTTCGGCGGCTGGGGGGAAGAAGGAGGGATGCCGCGGACTAGCGTTGAGCCATGGCGCGCGCTCGGGTGGAACAGGTGCGACCCTCGGCGCGGCTCGGCGACGGGACGCTCGCGATGATCGCGCCGTCGGAGTACGACACCGGCTGGGAGCTCATCGTCGACGGCACGCCGCAGTCGCACGTCGACCTCGACGACCCCACGCACCTGCACTTCGAGTACGTGTCGCGGATGGCGGCGGTGATCGACCGCCTGAAGCTCCCGGGTCAGCCCCTCACCGCCGTGCACCTGGGCGCCGGCGCGCTGACGGTGCCGCGGTACATCGAGGCGACCCGGCCGGGGTCGCGCCAGCAGGTCATCGAGCTCGAACAGCCCCTGGTCGACCTCGTGCGCGAGCATCTGCCCCTTCCGCGCGGGGCGGCGATCAGGATGCGGATCGGCGACGCCCGACGGGGCCTGGCCCGGCTTCCGCGCGCCCTGGTCGGCGCCGTCGACGTGCTCGTCTCCGACGTCTACGCCGGCGCGCAGACCCCGGCGCACCTGACGACGGTGGAGTTCTACCGTGAGGCCGCCGCACTCCTCGCCCCCGACGGAGTGCTGCTGGTCAACGTCGCCGACGGCGCCGGGCTCGCCTTCGCCCGCCGACAGGTCGCGACGGTGCGCGAGGCGCTCCCCCACGTCATCGTGCTGGCCGAGGTGCAGACGCTGAAGGGTCGTCGGTTCGGCAACCTCGTTGTCGCCGCCTCACCCACGCCCCTGCCGACCCAGTGGCTGCCGCGGCTGATGGCCGCAGGCCCTCACCCGGCGAAGGTGGCCGAGGGCGAGGAGGTCGTCGAGTTCGCGCGCGGCGCGCGCATCGCGACCGACGGCGACGCGACGCCGTCGCCCAAGCCCGCGGCATCCGTCTTCGAACGGTGAATCGCGATCCTGATGCCGCCCTGCGGCGTGCCACGCCGGCGCCGGCGCCGCGGTCGCGCAGACTGGGGGAGCGTGGGCGCGGGACCCTCGAGCGTGGAAGGAGTCGATCATGAGCTACATCCTGGGATACGACCCCGACACCCTGCGGGAGCAGGTCGACCCTGTCCGCTGCGAGGGGCGCCTGGACGAGATCGGCGAGCAGCGGAGCCTGCCGGCTCTGCTCGAACGGGTGTGGCTGCTGAAGGTGCTCGATCGACTCGATGACGCGCTGGTGCTCTCGGAGCAGTCGGTGCGGGTGGCCCGGATGGCGGGGACGCGGAAAGACCTGCTGCGCGCCCGCATTCTCCACGCCACCGTGCTGCAGGTGCGCGGACAGCTCGCCGCCGCCGAGCAGGAACTCACCGCGTGCGCCGAAGAGGCCGATGGTCAGGGCTGGTCGGGCATCGCGGCCTTCGCGTACCAGCATCGCGGCAAGACCCGCTACGACGGCGAGGACTACGACGCCGCGCGCACCGACTTCAAGCGCGCCCTGTTCCTCCGGCAGGAGTCGGGGGCCCCGGACGATCAGCTCGAATCGACGCTGTTGGCGATCGATGCGTCCGAGCGGCGGCGCATGCGGTCGTCGGTCGCGAGCTGAGTGTCGTAGGTACGTTCTACTGTTTCGGGCATGTCAGAACCTGAACGTGTGCGCGTCTGGGCGAACGCCCTGATCGACCAGCATCTCGGCCCCTCCTGGACCTTCGGCTTCGACAACGCCAAGCGGCGTGCCGGCCTCTGCGATTTCCGGCGCAAGCGCATCAGCGTCTCGCGCTACCTGTCGGCGCGCTACGACGACGACACCAACCATCAGACCCTTCTGCACGAGGTCGCCCACGCCCTCGCGGGGCCTGCGGCCGGACACGGCGCGGAGTGGAAGCGCATCGCGCGGAGCCTGGGCTACGTCGGGGGAACGACCCACGACGGTGAGACGGCTGTCGAGCTCGCGCCCTGGGTGGGGGTGTGCCCCGCCGGGCACACCGCGTACCGGCATCGGCGCCCGCCGCGCGCGACGTCGTGCGTCGCGTGCGCGCCGCGCTTCGACCGCCGTCATCTGTTCACCTGGACGCGGCGAGAGATCTCGGCGGCGACCCGGCTGGCGGCGATGACACCACGAGGGGATGCCGCCCCGGTCGAGTCAGATCCCGACGATGCGGGCCCCGCGCACGATCGGCACCGCTTCTGAGGCATCGATCTCGGCGGCTCGGACGACGTCTGACCGCAGGTCTTTCTCGATGAGTTCCTGGCCTGAGCCGCTCGCGGTGAGGAGGTGACGCACGGCGCCGCGGAGGCCGCGGAACGCTTCGCCCGCCGTCGCGGCCTCGGGTGAGGAGTGGTCGATCCCCCGGGTCGTGAGGGCGTCGATGACGGCGCCCGCACCGAGGAGATCCTCGACGGCGAAGCGCAGCGGCGCGCCGCCATGACCGAGCTCACCGGCGGGGATGATCGAGATCGAGGTGCGGCGGCCACGGCGCTCCTGCTCATCGGCGATCGCCTGAGCGACGGCGGAGGCGTTGCGAAGTCCCGCGAGGAGGACGACCGGGGCGGAGGGTTCGTCCTCGACCGCGTGGGGGCCGGTCTGGTCGGGGCCTGCGGCGGCTGCGGCCGCGGCGACCCGGGCGCCGTTGAGTGACACGGCGAAGGCCGCGTCATCCAGCATCATCTCCTCGCCTCGCTCGACCACGTCGATCACGGTGCTGGAGAAGCGGAGCACGTCGACGACGACCACGATGTCGGCGGGCGCGAGGCGCGCGAGGGCGTCGAGCCCCCAGTCCAGACGCACCTGGTACCGGGACTGATCGAAGGGCGAGGCCATTCCGTCAGCCTAAACGGGCGAGGCGGGCG encodes the following:
- a CDS encoding ABC transporter ATP-binding protein; translation: MPRSFERPAAGTPLLQVRDMAVEFRTVDGTVHAVEGVDLDLAAGETLAIVGESGSGKSTTAMAVIGLLPGNGRVTQGSILFEGENLVGAPESVMRQVRGRSIGLVPQDPMSNLNPVAKIGTQVAETLLAHGLATRKDVDRRVVETLEAAGLPDAAARAKQYPHEFSGGMRQRALIAIGLACNPKLLIADEPTSALDVTVQKTILDQLDRMTSDTGTSVMLITHDLGLAAERASRVVVMHRGRIVEQGPARQILEDPQQPYTQALVKAAPSVAAVRLRPEAFRRPEKTDAAASAAPAASVSVVESAPAAPAGARAEAAPDHIVEVEGLTKVFPVRGQKDDFVAVKDVSFAIPRGQTVAIVGESGSGKTTTARMMLKVVEPTSGTISFDGVDVSTLKGRALKDFRQKVQPIFQDPYSSLNPMFTIERLIEEPLEFYRRGSSTERTKRVRQLLDDVALPASMMRRYPSELSGGQRQRVAIARALALSPELIVCDEPVSALDVLVQDQVLRLLRDLQREYGLSYLFISHDLAVVRLISDYVCVMKDGHLVEAASGEEIFTNPRDPYTRRLLASIPGNELDIAV
- a CDS encoding urea amidolyase family protein, with the protein product MGDRAMLVEVAGLDEVLSLHARLVAAVPPGVVDIVPAARTVLITVDPAVLSLSRARAWVTDATAAAPTADAPAAPEVVVDIRYDGPDLDATAALLGVSASELAERHAAATWTVAFTGFAPGFGYLVSDEWPFDVARLDTPRTRVPAGAVGVAGVFSGAYPRETPGGWRLLGTTDAPLFDPARENPALLVPGMRVRFRTLAGGERTLAGNVRTLAGEDRTLAGEERTLAAGAGAGAGAGAGTGRGFRVEEPGLLATVQDLGRPGSAALGISRSGAMDRRALGAANRLVGNPQDAAAIEITLGGFRAVARADLVFAVTGGGGPLRLAGRDIDPYVAHRWPAGVELEVGWIERGARALLALRGGVDGPVVRGSRATDILSGLGPAPLAAGCVLSVGADPNAPVPPAPDAPWGAPDGDDLEIDLAPGPRADWFTDDARATLFEATWTVSGAADRVGIRLDGPSLARVRSGELPSEGMVPGALQVPPSGRPTILGPDAPVTGGYPVIAVVADAARDALAQARPGSRIRFRHARPAE
- a CDS encoding DUF4062 domain-containing protein, which gives rise to MTGGDAATAGLVESATVTGHERVIRTPDQRLRIFVSSTLRELADERVAVRSAIEALRLAPVMFELGARPHPPRALYRSYLAQSDVFVGIYGDSYGWVAPEEEVSGLEDEYNLAPREMPKLIYIRASEHRDPRLVALIDRIREDDTAAYLSFTSIDELRDHVRDDLATLLAERFDASRPLADREISDVVPAAAPKVPVPYTSTIGREEDVAAVRDLLTGSAHVVSLIGPGGVGKSRLAIEVARASEDLFPDGVYFVLLEGVLEPGLVVPTIAYSLGVRDNGEAPLEERIARALSGRRVLVALDNFEQVIEAAPLLVRLSHASPMATFLVTSRIVLHIRGEQVYDVSGLPVPDSWTRATRERVRDTPACRLFADRASAVSPDFTLSDTNAQDVADICRRLEGLPLGIELAAAKVRVLGTRGIAERLEQSLPLLTAAVRDLPDRHRTMRATIEWSVSLLPASQRAMLEDLGVFATRFTFDAVEAIGRSRPWGAGAMEDLAALVDSSLVKPVDVDGRPVFSLLALVREYAVGRLKERGDAAAVRTAHADHYRELVARIAPRLGGPGQADAVAELGLDLPNLRAAVRHLIHTDRLDDAGDFAWSLLIYWWVAGFFAEVRVWMLELLGKDQPITQHTRAVAWFFALWGEMWQRPSEEAVAGLGECIRLFEESGDDDAAAMALAARATARLQLELPDLDTADRELTTAVERLHDLGNTWAEAITEVARGRLAWLRGLTDDALGHFDRATAAAAAGGDLFTTSVAGNHLARLQLVRGEIDTAEAQCVRTLLVSLRLHFEEGIAYGLEGLCAVAAARGDGERAGALSAVAAVIRHRIGVFDAEAFTVHTPQLDAMRAADPDAVAAGERRGAELTLAEALALALPADARAEASSLVARW
- a CDS encoding 5-oxoprolinase subunit PxpA, with the protein product MGVIDLNADLGETVDGMPTADDDAMFAVISSASIACGGHAGDERSMREAVARAAVHGVAVGAHPSYPDPVNFGRVPMALAPADLRAEVAVQLRSLATAGADIRYVKPHGALYHAVSADAGAARAVAEAVAELAASQGRAVPILGMPGEIAWAAESAGLPFVVEAFLDRGYLPGGGLVPRGRAGAVLDDAAAAAERAVRLARSGEVVAADGSVLTVAAASLCLHGDSPAAVAMGEAVRRALDDAGVAVRAPW